In Picosynechococcus sp. PCC 7002, the following are encoded in one genomic region:
- a CDS encoding SDR family oxidoreductase, with protein MKVLVVGATGETGRRVVETLIAQNIPVRAMVRNLNKGKEILPSDAELVVGDLLDKKSLPGAIADCDHIICTAAARPSLNPAAFFQVDYVGTKSLIDAAVAQGVEQFILVTSLCVSKFFHPLNLFGLVLFWKKQTEAYLINSSLNYTIVRPGGLNAEAVAPLVLAQADTLFEGRIPRQQVAELCVAALDHPQANRQIIEAITDSDRESQPIPDLIRALGSA; from the coding sequence ATGAAAGTTTTAGTGGTCGGGGCGACGGGGGAAACGGGACGGCGCGTTGTCGAAACCCTAATCGCCCAAAATATCCCGGTGCGGGCCATGGTGCGGAATCTCAACAAAGGCAAAGAAATTTTGCCCTCGGACGCGGAATTGGTCGTTGGTGATCTCCTCGATAAAAAATCCCTCCCAGGGGCGATCGCCGACTGTGACCACATCATTTGTACCGCTGCCGCTCGACCCAGTTTGAACCCTGCCGCTTTTTTTCAAGTGGATTATGTCGGCACCAAATCGCTGATCGATGCCGCCGTAGCCCAGGGGGTCGAACAGTTTATCCTCGTAACGTCCCTTTGTGTGTCTAAATTTTTCCACCCGCTGAATCTATTTGGTCTGGTGTTGTTCTGGAAAAAACAAACCGAGGCTTACCTCATCAACAGTTCCCTCAATTACACGATTGTCCGTCCCGGTGGCTTGAATGCCGAAGCTGTAGCGCCCCTGGTGCTCGCCCAGGCCGATACGCTGTTTGAAGGACGAATTCCCCGGCAGCAGGTGGCAGAATTATGCGTGGCCGCCCTTGATCATCCCCAGGCGAATCGGCAAATTATTGAAGCGATTACGGACAGTGACCGTGAGTCTCAGCCGATCCCTGACCTGATTCGTGCCTTGGGCTCTGCGTAA
- a CDS encoding DICT sensory domain-containing protein: MSIQTSVVKQLFEAVPHGRSQLYFKSSLTALSHAMEDQILAGQDSPLVIASFQQERYYRQEATRYRRIADKSQQVYVLAAPETEFENASDAYERIAFTPDDALSEEWHLVVIGENFASCLLCREKHNNSEKGDHFADNARRFEGIWTEDRNITEKAAEILLDRIAQYRPELQEKVQAAKETYLQNGHQDLTEHQPSSTADPFVQRLVNYLQAGQYKILKANRSLANKEQKERLINTVTAAIRRSLDTEDILQLAVEKLGEGLGVCRCIIYRCKESDEQAQIQHEFLHGDQISVKGRNWPLKDNPLFQKVVSLGEALGIDNTEQDPDFIKDQLETLTQTCSIVSWLLVPVLYQGRLIGMIELHHCHPEAIHWRQEDIALVGAIAIQVGVALIQAEAYNNLEELNEQLAALDRTRSNLVAITGHELRTPLSTIQVCLESLANEPDMPEELRQVMLDTALQDAERLRTLVQDFLTLSQLESGRVEWNIEPLMLYECVELAMSHVRAKRYQSGGQPLPQLINQVSPDLPLVQADGEWLVEVIAKLLDNACKFSDAKQGQVAIAITAEDPHKLTVSIIDNGRGIEPKRLETVFDRFYQEEGALRRSAGGTGLGLAICRQIVTAWGGAIWAESEGKNQGSQFSFTVPVFEEPSPPKTNQTSKTKTKTKRSRRR, translated from the coding sequence ATGAGTATTCAAACCTCGGTTGTCAAACAATTATTTGAAGCCGTTCCCCATGGGCGATCGCAACTCTATTTCAAATCTTCCCTAACGGCACTCTCCCACGCGATGGAAGATCAAATCCTTGCAGGTCAAGATTCCCCCTTGGTGATCGCCAGCTTCCAGCAAGAAAGATACTACCGCCAGGAAGCAACCCGTTATCGTCGCATTGCCGATAAATCCCAACAGGTTTACGTCCTCGCGGCCCCAGAAACAGAATTTGAAAACGCTTCTGATGCCTACGAGCGCATTGCCTTTACGCCAGATGATGCCCTAAGCGAAGAGTGGCACCTCGTGGTGATTGGGGAAAATTTTGCCAGTTGTCTCCTCTGCCGAGAAAAACACAACAATTCTGAAAAAGGAGATCATTTCGCCGATAATGCCCGTCGTTTTGAAGGCATTTGGACCGAAGACCGCAACATTACCGAAAAAGCAGCGGAAATCCTCCTCGATCGCATTGCCCAATATCGCCCGGAGCTCCAGGAAAAAGTTCAAGCGGCCAAGGAAACTTACCTCCAAAATGGTCACCAAGATCTAACGGAACATCAGCCTAGTTCCACCGCCGATCCCTTTGTGCAGCGCTTGGTGAACTATCTCCAGGCGGGTCAATACAAAATCCTTAAAGCCAACCGCTCCCTGGCAAACAAAGAACAAAAGGAGCGTTTAATTAATACGGTCACAGCAGCCATTCGGCGATCGCTCGACACCGAAGACATCTTGCAATTGGCCGTCGAAAAATTAGGAGAAGGTCTCGGAGTCTGTCGCTGCATTATTTACCGTTGCAAAGAGTCGGACGAACAAGCCCAGATCCAGCATGAATTTCTCCATGGGGATCAAATTTCTGTAAAAGGTCGCAATTGGCCCCTGAAGGATAATCCCCTCTTTCAAAAAGTTGTCTCCCTGGGGGAAGCCCTCGGCATTGATAATACCGAGCAAGATCCAGACTTTATCAAAGACCAGCTAGAAACCCTCACCCAAACCTGTTCCATTGTCTCCTGGCTACTGGTGCCGGTACTCTACCAAGGGCGACTGATCGGCATGATCGAGTTACATCACTGCCACCCAGAGGCAATCCACTGGCGACAGGAAGATATTGCCCTTGTCGGGGCGATCGCCATCCAAGTAGGTGTGGCCCTAATTCAGGCCGAAGCCTACAACAACCTCGAAGAACTCAACGAACAATTGGCGGCCCTTGACCGTACCCGTTCTAACCTTGTGGCGATCACAGGCCATGAACTCCGGACACCTTTATCGACGATTCAAGTCTGCCTAGAAAGCCTTGCCAATGAGCCGGATATGCCGGAGGAACTGCGCCAGGTGATGCTAGATACCGCCCTCCAGGATGCAGAACGTCTGCGCACCCTCGTCCAGGATTTTCTGACCCTGTCCCAGCTCGAAAGTGGTCGGGTGGAGTGGAATATTGAACCCCTGATGCTCTATGAATGTGTGGAGCTGGCCATGAGCCACGTGCGGGCCAAACGTTATCAAAGTGGCGGTCAACCCCTGCCCCAACTGATCAATCAGGTTTCACCCGATTTGCCCCTCGTCCAAGCTGACGGAGAATGGCTCGTGGAGGTCATCGCCAAGTTGCTGGACAATGCCTGTAAATTTAGCGATGCCAAGCAGGGTCAAGTGGCGATCGCCATCACCGCCGAAGATCCCCATAAACTCACCGTGAGCATTATCGATAATGGCCGGGGCATTGAACCTAAACGCCTCGAAACCGTCTTTGATCGCTTTTACCAAGAAGAAGGGGCATTGCGACGGAGCGCTGGCGGCACTGGCTTAGGATTAGCGATTTGTCGCCAGATTGTCACCGCCTGGGGGGGAGCGATCTGGGCAGAATCCGAAGGCAAAAATCAGGGGAGTCAATTTTCCTTTACGGTGCCGGTCTTTGAAGAACCCAGCCCACCGAAAACGAACCAGACCAGCAAAACAAAAACGAAAACGAAGCGTTCCCGGCGTCGCTAA
- a CDS encoding thioredoxin family protein produces the protein MARTESTMLPLGAPAPDFALPDVTTGKTVSLGDFRGKAGLLVIFMCRHCPFVIHVQDELARLGVDFVPQDLGIVAISANDAENYPDDGPEKLKEMAAALQLNFPILYDESQAIAKSYQAACTPDFFLFDQDLKLVYRGQLDDARPGNDKPVTGADLRQAIAAVLAKETPDPNQKPSLGCNIKWKPGNAPSYFG, from the coding sequence ATGGCTCGCACTGAATCCACCATGCTTCCCTTGGGTGCTCCGGCTCCTGATTTTGCCCTACCGGATGTCACCACCGGAAAAACCGTTAGCCTTGGAGATTTCCGGGGGAAAGCGGGTTTGCTCGTGATTTTTATGTGTCGTCACTGTCCGTTTGTGATCCATGTCCAGGATGAGCTAGCCCGGTTGGGAGTAGATTTCGTCCCCCAGGATCTAGGCATTGTCGCCATTAGTGCCAATGATGCAGAGAATTATCCGGATGATGGCCCAGAAAAGCTCAAGGAAATGGCGGCAGCACTCCAATTAAATTTTCCGATTCTCTATGATGAGTCCCAGGCGATCGCCAAAAGTTATCAAGCGGCCTGTACCCCTGATTTTTTCCTTTTCGACCAGGACTTAAAGCTGGTCTATCGGGGCCAATTGGACGACGCCCGCCCCGGTAATGACAAGCCCGTGACGGGAGCTGATCTTCGCCAGGCGATCGCCGCTGTTTTGGCAAAAGAAACCCCTGATCCGAACCAAAAGCCTAGCCTTGGTTGCAATATCAAATGGAAACCAGGCAATGCCCCCAGTTATTTTGGCTAA
- a CDS encoding PAS domain S-box protein produces the protein MFQDSPKLPNSQSHQSPYKARFNVRYLSWGLAIAVVGVVAGGIVSFRWFSEKLLLDLQDNLLGVAKLQATQIDQWLLERKGDARVLASRPTTINALKAFATNEPNSAIVQQQQANLTQLALDVQTSYDYRRIVFFNRQGQTVWQTGVQNPLPQEINTVFREADHQTSLGGEVRLIDLNLLKVNNQDLPVYGVLAYIYDEQNNFIGAAYLEKDPQNFLYSLLDRAANASTTAETLLVRREGNNIRYLNPLRFASDPPLRLSRSLDQDSLLATQAILQSRRLVRGTDYRDILVVGASFETTQAPWIVIYKVNLREANAPFRQLAIAISGLSGLLIGVVFWVGYQMLRLQRFKLEAIAREAEIEKAQIRAASASRYLTAIETAIDGYAVLDDRGYFLEVNVALGEMTGYDCDELLQRSIFDLLITDNLDPAQLLTEWGDRRRLKLYQQWRHKKGQIREMQLSLTTDLSEDQSRFFIFVQDITQQKQANAALGESEQRLYRAIQDAPFPILLYASDGEILQLNRTWTVLTGYDITEIPTIAAWAAKAYGEAYLTALQGIEKVYEIQNSTHDGEYAILTKDGEKRIWDFSSAPLGTLPDGRKLQITMAMDVTDRKADELALQAAKKQAEEANRAKSLFLANMSHELRTPLNGILGYAQILMFDESLSAEQKSSLSIIEQCGQHLLRLIADVLDFSKIEAQRLELIPTAVQFHYFILDIIQTCQIKATEKQLLLNYDIDPDIPDYLLVDDQRLRQVLLNLLGNAIKFTHQGSVVLDVQLSQPPQTPPKSPKHHWHRVHFAVRDTGCGIDPENHQKIFLPFEQIGDRRSRPHGTGLGLAISQKLVAMMGGELQLTSYPNKGSCFSFDLELSEVLVSPPLVAEDQATRDHLQIIGYVGRRQTILIVDSRWVNRSVIKHFLMPLGFKILEAENGKDGLMVAEAHPVDLIISEMVMPRMDGQAMAHQIRQLEKFRTIPIFAMSGDVLDHGWHNINSDFDAFLEKPLDFSNLLEMLQTHLHLTWVYEGDR, from the coding sequence ATGTTCCAGGATTCCCCCAAGCTGCCGAATTCCCAGTCACATCAAAGTCCGTACAAAGCGCGCTTCAATGTCCGGTATTTATCTTGGGGGTTGGCGATCGCCGTTGTTGGTGTCGTTGCTGGTGGTATTGTTAGCTTTCGTTGGTTCAGTGAAAAACTGTTACTCGATCTACAGGACAATCTCTTGGGAGTGGCTAAACTCCAGGCGACCCAAATTGATCAATGGTTATTAGAACGCAAAGGCGATGCCCGGGTGCTTGCCTCAAGGCCCACGACCATTAATGCTCTCAAAGCCTTTGCGACGAATGAGCCGAATTCCGCCATCGTCCAACAGCAACAGGCGAATTTAACCCAATTGGCCCTCGATGTGCAAACCAGTTACGATTACCGACGCATCGTTTTTTTTAACCGCCAGGGACAAACTGTTTGGCAAACGGGGGTGCAAAATCCCTTACCCCAGGAAATTAATACAGTTTTTAGGGAGGCAGATCACCAAACCAGTCTTGGGGGAGAAGTGCGCTTGATCGACTTGAATCTCCTAAAAGTCAATAATCAAGATTTGCCCGTTTATGGTGTTTTAGCCTACATCTATGATGAGCAAAATAATTTTATTGGGGCGGCATATTTAGAAAAAGATCCCCAGAATTTTTTATATAGTCTGTTAGACCGAGCGGCCAATGCTAGTACCACCGCTGAAACCTTATTGGTGCGTCGTGAAGGCAATAATATTCGTTACCTCAATCCCCTACGGTTTGCCAGTGATCCACCATTACGGTTAAGTCGTTCCCTGGATCAAGATTCTCTCCTCGCAACCCAAGCAATTTTGCAGTCTCGGCGTTTGGTGCGGGGTACTGATTACCGAGATATCCTCGTTGTGGGGGCTTCCTTTGAAACGACCCAGGCCCCTTGGATTGTGATTTATAAGGTCAATCTCCGGGAGGCTAATGCCCCTTTTCGTCAGTTGGCGATCGCCATTAGTGGTCTATCGGGCTTACTGATCGGGGTTGTTTTTTGGGTGGGCTACCAAATGCTGCGGTTACAGCGCTTTAAGTTGGAGGCGATCGCCAGGGAAGCAGAAATCGAAAAAGCACAGATCCGTGCCGCTAGTGCCTCCCGTTATTTAACGGCCATTGAAACTGCCATTGATGGTTATGCCGTTTTAGATGATCGGGGCTATTTTCTCGAAGTTAACGTAGCCCTGGGTGAAATGACAGGCTATGACTGCGATGAATTGCTGCAACGCTCAATTTTTGATCTGCTCATTACCGACAACCTCGATCCCGCACAACTGCTCACAGAATGGGGCGATCGCCGCAGACTTAAACTCTATCAACAGTGGCGACACAAAAAAGGTCAGATCCGAGAAATGCAACTGAGTTTGACCACTGACCTCAGCGAAGATCAAAGCCGATTTTTTATCTTTGTCCAAGACATCACCCAGCAAAAACAAGCCAATGCCGCCCTCGGTGAAAGTGAACAACGTCTCTACCGAGCGATTCAAGACGCACCCTTTCCCATTCTGCTCTACGCCAGTGATGGTGAAATTTTGCAGCTCAATCGTACTTGGACGGTGTTAACTGGCTATGACATCACGGAAATTCCCACGATCGCAGCCTGGGCAGCAAAAGCCTACGGTGAAGCATATCTGACGGCCCTACAGGGGATCGAGAAAGTTTATGAGATCCAAAATTCTACCCATGACGGTGAATATGCCATCCTCACTAAAGACGGTGAAAAACGCATCTGGGATTTTAGTAGTGCTCCCCTTGGCACTCTGCCGGATGGGCGTAAACTGCAAATTACCATGGCGATGGATGTCACGGATCGCAAAGCAGATGAACTCGCCCTCCAAGCGGCCAAAAAACAAGCCGAAGAAGCAAACCGAGCAAAAAGTCTGTTTCTCGCTAATATGAGCCACGAACTGCGCACACCCTTGAATGGCATTTTGGGCTACGCGCAAATCCTAATGTTTGATGAATCCTTGAGTGCAGAGCAAAAAAGCAGCTTGAGCATTATTGAACAATGCGGCCAACATCTCCTTCGCCTGATTGCCGATGTGCTTGACTTTTCTAAAATTGAAGCCCAACGCCTAGAACTAATTCCAACGGCGGTACAATTCCATTACTTTATTCTGGATATTATCCAAACCTGTCAGATCAAGGCCACAGAAAAACAACTCCTCCTTAATTACGATATTGATCCAGATATTCCCGATTATTTACTGGTCGATGATCAACGTCTCCGGCAAGTGTTGCTGAATCTATTGGGCAATGCGATTAAATTTACCCACCAGGGAAGCGTTGTTTTAGACGTTCAATTAAGCCAGCCCCCGCAGACTCCCCCCAAATCTCCTAAGCACCACTGGCACAGAGTACACTTCGCGGTTCGGGATACAGGCTGCGGCATTGACCCCGAAAACCATCAGAAAATTTTCTTACCCTTCGAACAGATAGGCGATCGCCGCAGTCGGCCCCACGGTACAGGTTTAGGATTAGCGATCAGCCAAAAATTAGTGGCGATGATGGGGGGTGAACTCCAGTTAACGAGTTATCCGAACAAAGGGAGTTGTTTTTCCTTTGACCTGGAACTATCGGAGGTGCTTGTTAGTCCTCCCCTGGTTGCTGAGGATCAAGCGACCCGTGATCACTTACAAATTATTGGTTATGTGGGCCGCCGGCAGACCATTCTGATTGTGGATAGCCGTTGGGTTAATCGTTCTGTGATTAAACACTTCTTGATGCCTTTGGGTTTTAAGATTCTCGAAGCCGAAAACGGAAAAGATGGTTTGATGGTGGCAGAAGCCCATCCAGTGGATCTCATCATTTCAGAGATGGTGATGCCCCGGATGGACGGTCAAGCCATGGCCCACCAGATTCGTCAACTCGAAAAATTTAGGACAATCCCTATCTTCGCCATGTCCGGGGATGTTTTGGATCATGGTTGGCATAATATAAATTCGGATTTTGACGCTTTTTTAGAAAAACCACTGGATTTTTCAAATTTATTGGAGATGCTTCAGACCCATCTTCATCTCACTTGGGTTTATGAAGGCGATCGCTAA
- a CDS encoding DUF4079 domain-containing protein — translation MSFEIPESVKVWSQFGHPIMMWVLFGLCIYAMYLGIQIRRIRSADKEVRKELVKKQFNFKHHQVGSALLAFMVLGTIGGMAVTYINNGKLFVGPHLLVGLGMTGLIAISASLVPFMQRGNDLARVTHIGLNTLLVALFGWQAVSGMDIVTKIIGRL, via the coding sequence ATGAGTTTTGAAATTCCAGAGTCCGTCAAAGTCTGGTCCCAGTTTGGTCACCCCATTATGATGTGGGTCTTGTTTGGGCTTTGTATTTATGCGATGTACCTTGGCATTCAGATCCGTCGCATCCGGAGTGCCGACAAAGAAGTCCGCAAAGAATTGGTCAAAAAACAATTTAACTTCAAGCACCACCAGGTGGGTTCGGCCCTGCTGGCATTTATGGTTTTGGGCACCATTGGCGGGATGGCCGTCACCTACATCAACAACGGGAAATTATTCGTTGGCCCCCACCTCCTCGTCGGTTTAGGGATGACCGGTTTAATTGCCATCTCAGCCTCTTTAGTGCCTTTTATGCAACGGGGCAACGACTTGGCGCGGGTAACCCACATTGGCTTGAATACGTTGCTGGTGGCTCTGTTTGGTTGGCAGGCCGTGAGTGGTATGGATATTGTGACGAAAATCATTGGCCGTCTGTAG
- a CDS encoding ankyrin repeat domain-containing protein: MTAPVDRAQLFQAIRAQNVDRVAVLLTQGVPVNILDGDRTSPLMYACQVGALDLVKLCLTHGADLELRGKYGLTALMVAAAAGQTAVLHFLIGAGANPNATNEDGSTALMVAAYRGAIATVEILLKAGAKINHEDFDGDTALNLAIQGQHPVVVQILLAQRANPYQGLGAMTVAVSERAIASLEVLLKAGLNVNLPSSDGKTPLMHAVIAGYDEVVDMLLAAGAAVNATDLDGDTALIFAVEQGNLPLTQRLVQAGATLTQPDILPLAGAAGNLALVQYLLKHQLNPNSTDAAGDTTLHLATLEGHYDIVEYLLRQNAAVNLANHQGDTPLLVAAYQGQRAIAQLLLDQGADLHYQNEGENALLIAFNQGKLELLELFLARGANPDERLPNGKTLLMEAGDCGYQAVIEVLLKAGADANIKDKHQATALMWAAHRDHHAVVQLLLERCPDLDLNAQNKRGDTALKIAQFNQCKTVVKLLKAAGAR; the protein is encoded by the coding sequence ATGACAGCCCCCGTGGACCGCGCCCAGTTATTTCAGGCAATTCGCGCCCAAAATGTGGATCGAGTGGCCGTCTTGCTCACCCAGGGGGTACCAGTCAATATCTTGGATGGCGATCGCACGAGTCCTTTGATGTATGCCTGCCAAGTTGGGGCTTTGGATCTCGTTAAACTCTGCCTCACCCACGGCGCAGATTTAGAATTACGAGGAAAATATGGCCTCACGGCGCTGATGGTGGCGGCGGCGGCAGGACAAACGGCAGTCCTACATTTTTTGATTGGGGCCGGCGCTAATCCCAATGCCACCAATGAAGATGGCAGTACCGCGCTGATGGTGGCGGCCTATCGGGGGGCGATCGCCACCGTAGAAATTTTGTTGAAGGCCGGGGCAAAGATTAACCACGAAGATTTTGATGGGGATACGGCGCTGAATTTAGCGATTCAAGGGCAACACCCGGTGGTGGTGCAGATACTCCTGGCCCAGCGGGCTAACCCTTACCAAGGCCTAGGGGCGATGACGGTGGCCGTGTCGGAGCGGGCGATCGCCAGTTTAGAAGTTCTACTCAAGGCCGGGTTAAATGTGAATCTCCCCAGTAGTGACGGGAAGACCCCCCTCATGCACGCAGTTATTGCGGGTTACGATGAGGTCGTTGATATGCTGTTGGCTGCTGGGGCGGCGGTCAATGCCACGGATCTCGATGGGGATACGGCCCTTATTTTTGCCGTCGAACAGGGGAATTTGCCCCTCACACAACGTCTGGTTCAGGCCGGGGCAACCCTGACTCAGCCGGATATTTTGCCTCTTGCGGGGGCTGCTGGCAATCTCGCCTTGGTGCAATATTTGCTTAAGCATCAATTAAATCCCAATAGCACCGATGCAGCAGGCGACACAACTCTCCATTTAGCAACCCTCGAAGGCCACTACGATATTGTCGAATATTTACTCCGCCAAAATGCTGCGGTGAACCTAGCCAACCACCAAGGTGATACCCCCCTCCTGGTTGCTGCCTACCAGGGGCAAAGGGCGATCGCCCAACTTCTTCTCGACCAAGGTGCAGACCTCCACTACCAAAACGAAGGAGAAAATGCGCTCCTGATCGCCTTCAACCAAGGCAAGCTGGAACTCCTCGAACTTTTCCTCGCGAGGGGAGCTAATCCTGATGAACGTCTCCCCAACGGCAAAACCCTCCTGATGGAAGCGGGCGATTGCGGTTATCAAGCAGTCATTGAAGTGCTGTTAAAGGCGGGAGCCGATGCCAATATCAAAGATAAACACCAAGCCACAGCCTTAATGTGGGCAGCCCACCGGGATCACCATGCCGTTGTTCAGTTGCTCCTCGAACGGTGTCCAGATTTAGATCTCAATGCCCAAAACAAACGGGGCGACACAGCCCTTAAAATTGCCCAGTTTAACCAATGTAAGACCGTTGTGAAGCTCTTAAAGGCTGCTGGGGCGAGATGA
- a CDS encoding sugar phosphate nucleotidyltransferase: MKAMILAAGKGTRVRPITYTIPKPLIPILQKPVMEFLLDLLAQHGFDQIMVNVSHLAHEIEGYFKDGQRYGVHLAYSFEGSIQDGELQGAALGSAGGLRKIQDFHPFFDDTFVVLCGDALIDLDLTAAVRWHREKGAIATVITKSVPKEAVSSYGVVVTDDEDRILSFQEKPSVTEALSTKINTGIYIFEPEVIDFIPPNCEFDIGGQLFPKLVAANAPFYALDMDFEWVDIGKVPDYWQAIQSVLQGKIKNVPIPGIEVKPGVYTGLNVAVNWDKVEIQGPVYIGGMTRIEDGAKIIGPTMIGPSCWICAGATVESSVIFEYSRLGSGVRLKDKLVFGRYCVDKTGATIDLQKAALDWWITDVRHAHPPTAPVKNPHVVESLEIEEFLNSSGLAEDCPQSPSSRPSSL, translated from the coding sequence ATGAAAGCCATGATTCTGGCAGCGGGTAAAGGAACCAGGGTTCGTCCGATTACCTACACCATCCCCAAGCCCCTCATTCCAATTCTGCAAAAACCCGTGATGGAATTTTTGCTGGATCTGCTCGCTCAACATGGCTTTGATCAGATTATGGTAAATGTGAGCCATCTCGCCCACGAAATTGAAGGCTACTTTAAGGATGGTCAACGCTACGGGGTACATCTGGCTTATTCCTTTGAAGGCAGTATCCAAGACGGAGAATTACAGGGGGCTGCCCTCGGTTCCGCCGGGGGGTTGCGGAAGATCCAAGATTTTCATCCATTTTTTGACGATACTTTTGTGGTGCTTTGTGGTGATGCTCTGATTGATCTAGACCTCACAGCAGCGGTGCGATGGCATCGCGAAAAGGGGGCGATCGCCACCGTAATCACCAAATCTGTCCCCAAAGAAGCGGTCTCTAGCTATGGCGTTGTGGTCACAGATGATGAAGACCGGATTCTCAGTTTCCAAGAAAAGCCCAGCGTTACCGAAGCTCTCAGCACGAAAATTAATACCGGGATCTATATTTTTGAGCCGGAAGTAATCGATTTTATTCCCCCCAACTGCGAATTCGACATTGGTGGTCAACTGTTTCCAAAGCTTGTGGCGGCCAATGCACCTTTTTACGCCCTAGATATGGACTTTGAGTGGGTAGATATTGGCAAAGTCCCTGACTATTGGCAGGCGATTCAGAGCGTGCTCCAGGGCAAGATCAAAAATGTGCCCATTCCCGGCATCGAAGTCAAACCAGGAGTTTATACGGGCCTGAATGTGGCCGTCAACTGGGATAAAGTCGAGATCCAAGGCCCTGTCTACATTGGCGGCATGACCCGCATTGAAGATGGGGCAAAAATTATTGGCCCGACCATGATTGGCCCCAGCTGTTGGATTTGTGCAGGCGCGACCGTTGAAAGTAGTGTAATTTTTGAATATTCCCGCTTGGGCTCAGGGGTACGCCTCAAAGATAAATTGGTCTTTGGGCGCTACTGTGTTGATAAAACGGGGGCAACCATTGATCTGCAAAAAGCAGCCCTGGACTGGTGGATTACGGATGTACGCCATGCGCATCCCCCCACGGCACCGGTGAAAAATCCCCATGTGGTCGAATCCTTGGAAATTGAAGAATTTTTAAATAGCTCTGGCCTAGCGGAGGACTGTCCCCAATCGCCATCATCTCGCCCCAGCAGCCTTTAA
- a CDS encoding DUF1997 domain-containing protein: MNPAESSRLFTAFGDGNPETPPMHFETHYRGIMQMYAPLEEVAAYLDRHGGWFHRCAKPMQVEPLTENGYILTVGKFGNFGYEVEPKLAVVFDPPVENAYRMYNVPLPEAQSQGYAIDYDALMCLDHLPWEQVLANDAQARKLLGDRPMPPVITQVNWELHLQVLVQFPRFIYKLPQGLLKTTGDRLLATIVSQVSPRLTTKVQQDFHDCFNLPLPLKSGRGCTVIRPPEDNPETHKKEDSAPVPPENFAWTLPTDGQ, from the coding sequence ATGAACCCTGCGGAATCGTCTCGTCTATTCACGGCCTTTGGTGACGGTAACCCCGAAACGCCACCGATGCATTTTGAGACCCACTATCGAGGGATCATGCAAATGTACGCGCCCCTAGAGGAAGTCGCGGCGTACCTAGATCGCCATGGCGGTTGGTTCCACCGTTGTGCAAAACCGATGCAGGTAGAACCCCTCACCGAGAATGGATATATTCTGACGGTGGGCAAGTTTGGCAATTTTGGCTATGAAGTAGAACCAAAACTGGCGGTGGTTTTTGATCCTCCCGTTGAAAATGCCTACAGAATGTACAATGTGCCCCTCCCTGAGGCCCAGTCCCAGGGCTACGCCATTGATTATGATGCGCTGATGTGCCTCGACCATCTCCCCTGGGAACAGGTACTTGCCAACGATGCCCAGGCACGCAAACTACTCGGCGATCGCCCGATGCCGCCGGTGATTACCCAGGTGAATTGGGAGCTGCATTTACAGGTGCTGGTTCAGTTTCCCCGGTTTATCTACAAGTTGCCCCAGGGTCTACTGAAAACCACTGGCGATCGCCTCCTCGCAACCATTGTTTCCCAGGTTTCACCGCGCCTCACCACAAAAGTTCAGCAAGACTTCCACGACTGTTTCAATCTCCCCTTACCCCTCAAGAGTGGCCGGGGTTGTACCGTCATTCGTCCCCCCGAAGACAATCCAGAAACCCACAAAAAAGAGGACAGTGCCCCTGTCCCCCCCGAAAATTTTGCCTGGACGCTACCTACAGACGGCCAATGA